The following are encoded in a window of Kaistia algarum genomic DNA:
- the glgX gene encoding glycogen debranching protein GlgX, with amino-acid sequence MTTPSVAEGFAEPLGVTPTDSGVNVAVWSSNATAIDFCLFDESGNREIHRLRLPARTGDVFHGHIEGVALGARYGLRADGPWRPEDGQRFNPAKLLVDPCALALDRPFHFHAALLDGRRDGGSEADNFDSAPFVPKAIVTAPIPLPPPRRDPLGLDGHVVYELHVRGFTKLNAAIPESLRGTFAGLAHPASIGHLKSLGVTMVEIMPAAAWLDERHLPPLGLSNYWGYNPIAYSAPDPRLAPGGFAEIRSAIDALHEAGIQAILDVVYNHSGESDHLGPTVSMRGLDNAGYYRLVPEDRRYYVNDAGCGNILAGDRPHIVRLVLDSLRVWAAAGFDGFRFDLATTLARRDIGFDPAAPILVAIDQDPLLRSLVMIAEPWDIGMGGYQLGAFPARWGEWNDHYRDTVRRFFKGEGGLVGDLATRVAGSADIFAGRRRRLSASVNFVTAHDGFTLADLVAYERKSNFANGESNRDGTDANHSWNNGTEGPTDDPAVSERRAADARALIAALLFSRGTPMLSMGDEVGRSQAGNNNAYAQDSALAWLDWTKADVSMLDFTQRAISLRKNHPALRDGQPLTGQPHDGLTEPDVEWFGADGRPLEGGAWWDGDRHALVAVLAARQGRGVERLCLVFKGGENLTEITLPPASHGWRMLLDSAGPAPGREGTFASIAATGRRTALLTDGHAE; translated from the coding sequence ATGACGACGCCGTCCGTTGCCGAAGGGTTTGCGGAACCACTCGGCGTGACGCCGACAGATAGCGGCGTCAATGTCGCGGTCTGGTCGTCCAATGCGACGGCGATCGATTTCTGCCTGTTCGACGAGAGCGGCAACCGCGAGATCCACCGCCTTCGCCTTCCGGCGCGAACCGGCGATGTATTTCATGGCCACATCGAAGGCGTCGCCCTGGGCGCGCGCTATGGACTACGCGCCGATGGACCGTGGCGACCGGAGGACGGCCAGCGCTTCAACCCGGCCAAGCTGCTGGTGGACCCCTGCGCACTCGCGCTCGACCGTCCCTTCCATTTCCATGCCGCGCTCCTGGACGGGAGGCGCGATGGCGGGTCGGAGGCCGATAATTTCGACAGCGCGCCCTTCGTGCCCAAGGCTATCGTCACGGCGCCCATCCCGCTCCCTCCGCCACGTCGCGACCCGCTCGGTCTGGACGGGCATGTGGTCTACGAACTCCATGTGCGCGGCTTCACCAAGCTGAACGCGGCGATACCCGAGAGCCTCCGCGGCACCTTCGCCGGGCTGGCCCATCCGGCCTCGATCGGTCATCTGAAGTCCCTCGGCGTCACCATGGTCGAGATCATGCCGGCAGCGGCCTGGCTCGACGAGCGCCATCTGCCGCCGCTCGGCCTCAGCAATTACTGGGGCTACAATCCAATCGCCTATAGCGCGCCCGATCCGCGTCTCGCGCCCGGCGGTTTCGCCGAGATTCGATCGGCGATCGATGCGCTGCATGAGGCCGGGATCCAGGCGATTCTCGACGTCGTCTACAATCATTCCGGCGAGAGCGATCATCTCGGCCCGACAGTGTCAATGCGCGGCCTCGACAATGCCGGCTATTACCGCCTCGTCCCGGAAGATCGGCGCTATTACGTCAACGATGCCGGCTGCGGCAACATCCTGGCCGGGGACCGCCCGCATATCGTCCGCCTCGTTCTCGACAGCCTGCGCGTCTGGGCAGCAGCCGGCTTCGATGGCTTCCGCTTCGACCTCGCCACCACGCTCGCGCGCCGCGACATAGGCTTCGATCCGGCGGCGCCGATCCTCGTTGCCATCGATCAGGATCCGCTGCTGCGCAGCCTCGTCATGATCGCCGAACCCTGGGATATCGGCATGGGCGGCTACCAGCTCGGCGCCTTCCCGGCGCGCTGGGGCGAGTGGAACGACCATTATCGCGACACGGTGCGTCGTTTCTTCAAGGGCGAAGGCGGCCTGGTCGGCGATCTCGCGACGCGCGTCGCCGGCTCGGCCGATATCTTTGCCGGGCGGCGGAGGCGGCTTTCGGCGAGCGTCAATTTCGTCACCGCCCATGACGGCTTCACACTGGCCGATCTTGTCGCCTATGAGCGCAAGTCGAACTTCGCCAATGGCGAATCCAACCGCGATGGCACCGACGCCAACCATTCCTGGAACAATGGCACCGAGGGGCCAACGGACGATCCCGCCGTTTCGGAGCGCCGCGCCGCCGATGCCCGAGCGTTGATCGCCGCCCTCCTCTTCTCACGCGGAACGCCGATGCTCTCCATGGGCGACGAGGTCGGGCGCAGCCAAGCGGGCAACAACAACGCCTATGCACAGGATAGCGCCCTCGCCTGGCTCGACTGGACGAAGGCGGATGTGTCGATGCTCGACTTCACGCAGCGAGCCATTTCGCTGCGCAAGAATCACCCAGCCCTTCGCGATGGCCAGCCGCTCACGGGCCAGCCCCATGACGGACTGACCGAGCCGGACGTGGAATGGTTCGGCGCCGATGGGCGGCCGTTGGAGGGCGGCGCCTGGTGGGATGGCGACCGGCATGCGCTCGTCGCCGTGCTGGCCGCGCGCCAGGGCCGAGGCGTCGAGCGGCTCTGCCTCGTGTTCAAGGGCGGCGAGAACCTAACGGAAATCACGCTGCCACCGGCGAGCCATGGATGGCGCATGCTGCTCGATAGCGCCGGACCCGCCCCCGGCCGCGAGGGCACTTTCGCCTCGATCGCTGCCACGGGCCGAAGGACGGCGCTGCTGACCGACGGCCACGCCGAATAG
- a CDS encoding VpsF family polysaccharide biosynthesis protein (VpsF, distantly related to oligosaccharide ligases, is encoded next to the probable flippase VpsE.) — protein sequence MSLRAIGEPGFRVALPTLSDLAAAMTTLAVLVLFLVSSKVLQWIGLPYSVSGGSALAKFHPATFLSLAALALTVAAVGPGRLLAGTAIGRPGLVAFAFAILLLFFQAVVVQKLPLSAIADTFVMPLALFISITALSDRAGSRLATWLHVIFFANSAIGYFEYVTGLRLTPYFQGTEIITYDWRATALFGHPLSNALMTGVYLLVLSGRGGRRFDIRLRAFLIVFNIGAMAAFGGRAATVVVLGLLAARAAFAGLGALSGRRFSRRAVLTITVAVTLVGTLGTLAILGGFLDSFLDRFQNDYGSADTRVAMFHVFDGTSWHDYLFAPDLKHIAANQQRLDLAIAIESFVVAFFAYYGAVTTILFFLGLFAFSAEIVRAVGISALLPLGYYFAVSSTSTGIANKTIDLAMITAMLLLFLGRRFLPSAPGALRPC from the coding sequence ATGAGCCTGCGCGCGATTGGAGAACCCGGCTTCAGGGTCGCCCTGCCAACCCTCTCGGATCTGGCGGCCGCCATGACGACGCTGGCTGTGCTCGTGCTGTTCCTCGTTTCGTCCAAGGTCCTGCAATGGATTGGGCTGCCCTATTCGGTCAGCGGCGGCTCGGCGCTGGCCAAGTTCCACCCGGCGACCTTCCTGTCGCTTGCCGCGCTGGCCCTTACCGTGGCGGCCGTCGGGCCGGGTCGTCTCCTCGCCGGCACGGCGATCGGGCGGCCCGGCCTCGTCGCCTTCGCCTTCGCCATCCTGCTGCTCTTCTTCCAGGCCGTCGTCGTCCAGAAGCTGCCCCTGTCGGCGATCGCCGACACCTTCGTCATGCCGCTGGCGCTGTTTATCTCGATCACCGCGCTGTCCGACCGTGCCGGCAGCCGGCTGGCGACGTGGCTGCATGTGATCTTCTTCGCCAATTCGGCCATCGGCTATTTCGAATATGTCACCGGCCTGCGCCTGACGCCCTATTTCCAGGGCACCGAGATCATCACCTATGACTGGCGGGCGACGGCCTTGTTCGGCCACCCGCTCTCCAACGCCCTCATGACGGGCGTCTATCTGCTGGTGCTGTCAGGTCGCGGTGGGCGGCGGTTCGACATCCGCCTGCGCGCCTTCCTGATCGTCTTCAATATCGGGGCGATGGCGGCGTTCGGTGGCCGCGCCGCGACGGTTGTCGTGCTTGGCCTGCTCGCGGCGAGGGCCGCCTTCGCCGGGCTCGGCGCGCTTTCGGGACGGCGCTTTTCGCGTCGTGCCGTGCTCACCATCACGGTCGCGGTGACGCTGGTGGGCACGCTCGGCACGCTCGCCATCCTCGGCGGCTTTCTCGACAGCTTCCTCGATCGCTTCCAGAACGACTATGGCAGCGCCGACACCCGCGTCGCTATGTTCCACGTCTTCGACGGCACAAGCTGGCACGACTATCTCTTCGCGCCCGACCTCAAGCACATCGCCGCCAATCAGCAACGACTCGATCTGGCTATCGCGATCGAGAGCTTCGTAGTCGCCTTCTTCGCCTATTACGGCGCGGTGACCACGATCCTCTTCTTCTTGGGCTTGTTCGCCTTTTCGGCCGAGATCGTACGGGCCGTCGGCATCTCGGCGCTGCTGCCGCTCGGCTATTATTTCGCCGTCTCGTCGACCTCGACCGGCATCGCCAACAAGACGATCGACCTCGCCATGATCACGGCGATGCTGCTGCTCTTCCTTGGGCGGCGCTTCCTGCCATCCGCGCCGGGAGCGCTGCGACCATGCTGA
- a CDS encoding GNAT family N-acetyltransferase yields the protein MAAETGAWRITVHHDWREAAELWRPLLALHQATPFQTEAWLSRWYGEVAPAKGAEPLLVHATDASGVAALALPLIRLPGRLRRIEFADLGITDYNAPLLGPAAPRDAASAKRLWAAVRAALPAADLFRADKLPLTIDGSFNPLLLALGGRESNLFGNIIRIDTDWEGWLRGLEKHNRKELGRFWRVFTRDERARFTIAVSRDEALHLYRLLEIQQGERMRELGQPYFLDQPDFSAFYRDLVAAGIEDGTAFLSALTAGDELVAGLIGVAKGDHYAMVRISTGTGEWANCSPGRLVIERTMEALFRRGFRSFDFTIGDYAYKRGFEVARIPLAMVEEPLSWRAWPRVGYSSAKTYVKRHPAIARLVRRAFRRAA from the coding sequence ATGGCGGCTGAAACAGGCGCATGGCGCATCACCGTGCACCATGATTGGCGCGAGGCCGCCGAACTCTGGCGGCCTCTTCTCGCTTTGCATCAGGCAACTCCGTTCCAGACCGAGGCCTGGCTATCTCGCTGGTATGGCGAGGTCGCCCCGGCGAAAGGGGCGGAGCCGTTGCTCGTTCATGCCACGGACGCCTCCGGCGTCGCGGCGTTGGCGCTGCCGCTCATCCGCCTGCCCGGCCGGCTGCGCAGGATCGAATTCGCCGACCTCGGCATCACCGACTACAACGCGCCGCTGCTCGGACCGGCGGCCCCCCGCGATGCGGCTTCGGCGAAACGCCTCTGGGCCGCGGTCCGTGCCGCCCTGCCCGCTGCCGACCTTTTCCGCGCCGACAAGCTGCCGCTGACCATCGACGGCTCTTTCAATCCGCTCCTCCTCGCGCTCGGCGGCAGGGAGTCGAACCTCTTCGGCAACATCATCCGGATCGACACGGATTGGGAAGGTTGGCTGCGCGGGCTCGAAAAGCACAATCGCAAGGAACTCGGCCGCTTCTGGCGCGTCTTCACGCGTGACGAACGCGCCCGTTTCACCATCGCCGTGAGCCGCGACGAGGCGCTCCATCTCTACCGTCTCTTGGAGATCCAGCAGGGCGAGCGCATGCGCGAACTCGGCCAGCCCTATTTCCTCGACCAGCCGGACTTCTCGGCTTTCTACCGCGACCTCGTCGCTGCAGGGATCGAAGACGGCACGGCCTTCCTCTCCGCCCTCACCGCCGGCGATGAACTCGTCGCCGGACTGATCGGCGTTGCGAAGGGCGATCACTACGCCATGGTGCGGATCAGCACGGGAACAGGCGAATGGGCTAACTGTTCGCCCGGCCGACTCGTCATCGAACGCACTATGGAGGCGCTGTTCCGCCGGGGCTTCCGCAGCTTTGATTTCACCATCGGCGACTATGCCTATAAGCGCGGCTTCGAAGTCGCCCGCATCCCGCTTGCCATGGTCGAGGAACCGCTGTCGTGGCGGGCATGGCCCAGGGTCGGTTATTCCAGCGCCAAGACCTATGTGAAGCGCCACCCCGCGATTGCCCGCCTCGTCCGCCGGGCATTTCGCCGCGCCGCCTGA
- a CDS encoding GumC family protein, giving the protein MVATLSGALDRRLLSVGGPMAADAPSDMVDLGVVFGLLLRRWWIIALVVAVFLGGGLAYVAVATKIYSATTRVLLDPRDKQIVGTDLTGPSQGTPAGWIETQVDLVTAFATLKNVVLDENLIDDPEFGGTGQPADLDAVVRSLAEHVRAERTADTYVVDVIVSSVSAQKAARLSLAVAEAFIQSSTEAKQNTARQANDLILRQVDDLKAKAREADQRVQRYREEHGLIQIDGKPVDEQTLAQLNEANNAARLKADQSEERWSKIDALSRTGGNDFGAALDNVDSGVLGRLKLELAIVQKQQAELADTLGSRHPKMTALNAEVERTRGLIVQELKNLSARAKIDADLARSQAAATATALARATQQVNDSSQASVELRELEGDAAIRRDVYKAFVSRAQETGLQENLQVPDVRVISPAQVPLVAAQPKKSVILALSLIGGLGCGISLALYLGRPRRSEAPDIPPERIEKVLSPSPPETLPAAEIIAILPVPAPLAGGAHLTPAEAADGMADFAEGAADAMDALLARLTQPQETDGPVVRLLFGTAAPGAIASIAAGLAGAVARDGAETLLVDANAGAINAGTALIGPDVLGVLDVELDGVPTGNIGARLAGTSVVLLPAASADLRHKIAAHGERLAETVEDVADGFAHIVIDLGAACPPELFQALSPLADDVLMVVDAAEAGREDILSMFDDLQALVPNLRGMIAVRAVPVAVADSVRTRG; this is encoded by the coding sequence ATGGTGGCCACGCTGTCAGGCGCGCTCGATCGGAGACTGCTTTCGGTCGGCGGGCCGATGGCGGCCGACGCGCCCTCGGACATGGTCGATCTCGGCGTCGTCTTCGGCCTGCTGCTGCGGCGCTGGTGGATTATCGCGCTCGTCGTCGCCGTCTTCCTGGGCGGTGGCCTCGCCTATGTCGCCGTCGCCACGAAGATCTACAGCGCCACGACGCGCGTGCTGCTCGACCCGCGCGACAAGCAGATCGTGGGAACCGACCTGACCGGCCCGTCGCAGGGAACGCCAGCCGGATGGATCGAGACGCAGGTCGACCTCGTCACCGCCTTTGCAACGCTCAAGAATGTCGTGCTCGACGAGAACCTGATCGACGATCCCGAGTTCGGCGGAACCGGCCAGCCCGCGGATCTCGACGCGGTGGTGCGCTCGCTGGCAGAGCATGTGCGCGCCGAACGCACGGCGGATACCTATGTCGTCGATGTGATCGTCTCCTCCGTCTCGGCGCAGAAGGCGGCGCGGCTCTCGCTCGCCGTGGCCGAGGCCTTCATCCAGAGCTCGACGGAAGCGAAACAGAACACGGCGCGGCAGGCGAACGATCTCATCTTGCGGCAGGTCGACGACCTGAAGGCGAAGGCCCGCGAGGCGGACCAGCGCGTGCAGCGTTATCGCGAGGAGCACGGCCTCATCCAGATCGACGGCAAGCCGGTGGACGAGCAGACGCTGGCCCAGTTGAACGAGGCGAACAATGCGGCGCGGCTGAAGGCCGACCAGTCCGAAGAGCGCTGGAGCAAGATCGACGCCCTGTCCCGGACTGGCGGCAATGATTTTGGAGCCGCACTCGACAATGTCGATTCCGGCGTGCTTGGCCGGTTGAAGCTGGAACTCGCCATCGTCCAGAAGCAGCAGGCGGAACTCGCCGACACGCTCGGAAGCCGTCATCCGAAGATGACGGCGCTCAACGCCGAAGTCGAGCGCACGCGCGGGCTGATCGTCCAGGAGCTGAAGAATCTCTCCGCCCGTGCCAAGATCGACGCCGATCTGGCGCGGTCCCAGGCGGCGGCCACGGCGACGGCGCTCGCCAGGGCGACGCAGCAGGTCAATGACAGCAGCCAGGCGAGTGTCGAGCTGCGGGAACTGGAAGGAGACGCCGCGATCCGGCGCGACGTCTACAAGGCGTTCGTGTCGCGCGCGCAGGAGACCGGTCTCCAGGAGAATTTGCAGGTTCCTGACGTGCGGGTCATCTCGCCGGCGCAGGTCCCGCTCGTCGCCGCCCAGCCGAAGAAATCCGTCATCCTCGCTCTCTCCCTGATCGGCGGCCTCGGCTGCGGCATCTCACTGGCGCTCTATCTCGGCCGGCCGCGCCGCAGCGAAGCACCTGATATCCCGCCGGAGCGGATCGAGAAGGTGCTTTCGCCGTCGCCCCCCGAAACACTGCCGGCTGCCGAAATCATCGCGATCCTGCCCGTGCCGGCGCCGCTGGCCGGCGGCGCGCATTTGACGCCCGCGGAAGCCGCGGATGGAATGGCCGACTTCGCCGAAGGCGCCGCCGATGCGATGGATGCCCTTCTCGCCCGCCTGACCCAGCCGCAGGAGACGGATGGCCCCGTGGTGCGGCTGCTGTTCGGCACGGCCGCGCCAGGCGCCATCGCCTCCATCGCCGCAGGCCTCGCCGGAGCGGTCGCCCGCGACGGGGCCGAAACGCTTCTGGTCGATGCCAATGCCGGGGCGATCAATGCGGGAACAGCGTTGATCGGCCCCGATGTCCTTGGCGTTCTCGACGTCGAGCTCGACGGCGTTCCGACCGGGAATATCGGCGCAAGGCTCGCCGGAACGTCGGTCGTTCTCCTGCCGGCCGCCAGCGCCGATCTCCGCCACAAGATCGCGGCGCATGGCGAGCGCCTTGCCGAGACGGTCGAGGATGTCGCCGATGGCTTCGCCCATATCGTCATCGACCTCGGCGCCGCCTGCCCGCCCGAATTGTTCCAGGCGCTGTCGCCCCTCGCCGACGACGTGCTGATGGTCGTCGATGCGGCCGAGGCTGGGCGCGAGGATATTCTGAGCATGTTCGACGATTTGCAGGCCCTGGTGCCGAACCTTCGCGGCATGATCGCCGTACGCGCGGTCCCCGTCGCCGTTGCCGATTCGGTCCGGACGCGCGGCTGA
- a CDS encoding acyltransferase family protein codes for MGSGNSARARHVEALRGLACVLLVAYHVIGNDVDHGMHVADSSGWRLFTEIFMHVRMPLFSFISGYVFSTAIDGASDFLVAWLRKLRRIGIPFIVVSTLFYVSLGYTAAGSGQIPLWKIYVLPYEHYWYLQATLLIMTFLLAVALFAGPYRVQVLGALLPVSVFVFLLALTFDPDIFALGSAIYLIPYFLLGHLIRLVSLDRSIGDDPGRRTAAVVGLGIVFSGLFVLDILSVEQRIAVDFSRQSAAGLALGLTVCLLLFFVRIRSRWLEWIGVYSYSIYLFHVFATAGLRRIILAHYPDTPRGVFFLLALAAGIGLPILLHHLFIRHRATALLLLGIELKGDAGRAEPRLKIKMASR; via the coding sequence ATGGGAAGCGGAAATTCGGCCAGGGCCCGCCATGTGGAAGCTCTGCGTGGCCTCGCCTGCGTGTTGCTCGTCGCCTATCACGTCATCGGCAACGATGTGGATCACGGCATGCATGTTGCGGATTCCAGCGGCTGGCGGCTGTTCACCGAGATATTCATGCATGTCCGCATGCCGCTCTTCTCGTTCATTTCCGGCTATGTGTTCTCCACCGCGATCGACGGCGCTTCGGACTTCTTGGTCGCCTGGCTGCGCAAATTGCGGCGGATCGGCATCCCCTTCATCGTTGTCTCGACCCTCTTCTATGTCAGCCTTGGCTACACGGCGGCTGGGTCCGGCCAGATTCCGCTCTGGAAGATCTACGTCCTTCCCTATGAGCATTATTGGTATCTTCAGGCGACGCTGCTGATCATGACGTTCCTGCTGGCTGTCGCGCTTTTTGCAGGCCCTTACCGCGTTCAGGTTCTGGGCGCGCTGCTACCCGTTTCGGTCTTCGTCTTCCTGCTCGCCCTGACCTTCGATCCGGACATCTTCGCTCTCGGCTCGGCGATTTACCTGATTCCCTATTTTCTGCTCGGCCACCTGATCCGCCTTGTCTCGCTCGACCGCAGCATCGGCGATGATCCGGGACGCAGGACGGCAGCGGTTGTCGGGCTCGGGATCGTCTTTTCCGGGCTGTTCGTCCTCGACATATTGAGCGTCGAGCAGCGCATTGCCGTCGATTTCAGCCGCCAATCGGCAGCCGGCCTCGCGCTCGGCCTTACAGTCTGCCTGCTGCTCTTCTTCGTGAGGATCCGCAGCCGTTGGCTCGAATGGATCGGCGTCTATTCCTATTCGATCTATCTGTTCCACGTCTTCGCCACGGCCGGCCTTCGCCGCATCATCCTGGCTCACTATCCCGATACGCCGCGCGGCGTCTTCTTCTTGCTCGCGCTCGCCGCCGGTATCGGCCTGCCGATCTTGCTGCATCATCTCTTCATCCGCCACCGCGCCACCGCGCTGCTGCTGCTCGGCATCGAGCTGAAAGGTGATGCGGGTCGGGCCGAGCCGCGGCTTAAGATCAAGATGGCCTCGCGATGA
- a CDS encoding lipopolysaccharide biosynthesis protein codes for MLIRQTLRYLPAQVLSPAFQLLSMVVWTYWLPPHEMGSFVLVTATQEFVNLLTLSWFSIYALRFMPFERGKRERADYLHTEAAVVALSLPLSLLAAAGSVAIFGAGTFSIASIGIVGLFFASRGTNAHYSERARAQSNILAYTVLQVGGPVLGFGLGLLLLETVAPTAEMLLLGYGIAQAVATLIAAPMIGVSIVPKRIHGEFIRHAVSYGGPILMLFGLGWVAENNFRYIVEHMSGAAAFGLMAVGWGLGRRCASFGSMLVAAAAFPIAARLLNDGRRSEAMAQLSSNAALLIGVLAPTVAGLMIVGGAATDLLIAEPYRETTRAILGLSAMAGALRFLHVHVTDQLFVLERRIGYAAIVDVVEIAATIAFTVIGLVFHGPVGGVIGNATGSALATLVSLALARRMDFTLPLLDLGKVLASTAAMTGALLLLPAATTIVGLVLTILIGMAVYAAAIALAYAGEVRAILGRRLAGRAVSV; via the coding sequence ATGCTGATCCGCCAGACGCTGCGCTATTTGCCGGCGCAGGTTCTCTCGCCCGCCTTCCAGCTTCTCTCCATGGTGGTGTGGACCTATTGGTTGCCGCCGCACGAGATGGGTTCCTTCGTCCTCGTCACGGCAACGCAGGAATTCGTCAATTTGCTGACGCTCTCCTGGTTCTCGATCTATGCGCTGCGCTTCATGCCGTTCGAGCGGGGCAAGCGCGAGCGCGCCGATTATCTCCACACCGAGGCGGCGGTGGTCGCGCTGTCGCTGCCGCTGAGCCTCCTCGCCGCTGCCGGTTCGGTCGCGATCTTCGGAGCCGGCACGTTCTCGATCGCCAGCATCGGCATCGTCGGGCTGTTCTTCGCCAGCCGGGGCACGAACGCTCATTATTCGGAGCGTGCGCGGGCGCAGTCCAACATCCTGGCCTATACGGTTCTTCAGGTCGGCGGCCCGGTGCTCGGCTTCGGCCTCGGTCTCCTGCTCTTGGAAACCGTCGCCCCGACGGCCGAAATGCTTCTGCTCGGCTATGGCATCGCGCAGGCGGTCGCCACGTTGATCGCCGCGCCGATGATCGGCGTCTCCATCGTCCCGAAGCGCATCCATGGCGAATTCATTCGCCATGCCGTCAGCTATGGCGGGCCGATCCTGATGCTGTTCGGGCTTGGCTGGGTCGCCGAGAACAATTTCCGCTACATCGTCGAACACATGTCCGGCGCGGCGGCCTTCGGCCTGATGGCGGTGGGCTGGGGTCTCGGCCGGCGCTGCGCCTCGTTTGGCAGCATGCTGGTCGCCGCCGCGGCCTTCCCGATCGCCGCGCGCCTTCTGAACGACGGTCGGCGCAGCGAGGCGATGGCGCAGCTCTCCAGCAATGCGGCGCTGCTGATTGGCGTCCTGGCGCCGACGGTCGCGGGCCTTATGATCGTGGGAGGGGCGGCGACGGATCTTCTGATCGCCGAACCCTACCGGGAGACGACGCGGGCAATTCTCGGCCTTTCGGCGATGGCCGGCGCGTTGCGCTTCCTGCATGTCCACGTCACCGACCAGCTCTTCGTGCTGGAGCGACGGATTGGCTATGCCGCGATCGTCGACGTCGTCGAAATCGCCGCCACGATCGCCTTCACAGTCATCGGACTTGTCTTCCACGGACCGGTCGGCGGCGTCATCGGCAATGCGACCGGTTCGGCGCTGGCGACCCTGGTGAGCCTCGCTCTGGCCCGGCGGATGGACTTCACCCTACCGCTGCTCGACCTCGGTAAGGTGCTGGCCTCGACGGCGGCGATGACCGGCGCCCTCCTGCTGCTGCCGGCCGCGACGACGATTGTCGGGCTGGTGCTGACCATCCTGATCGGCATGGCGGTTTATGCGGCGGCGATCGCACTTGCCTATGCCGGCGAAGTCCGGGCGATCCTCGGCCGCCGACTCGCGGGCCGCGCCGTTTCCGTGTAG
- the glgA gene encoding glycogen synthase GlgA, whose protein sequence is MTDLKVLSVASELYPFVKTGGLADVVGALPGALAAEGVAVTTLVPGYPAVLAALVEPEIAYVYHWFFGGDARLLRGKAAGLDLLVLDAPHLYDRPGNPYMGGDGRDWPDNPIRFAALSRIAADLGLGFVPSYKPDIVHAHDWPTSLAPAYLRYSGRPHPPSVVTIHNMAFQGQYPRELLPALGLPDHAYSVEGVEYFGTIGFLKAGIQLADRITTVSPTYATEICTAEGGMGLDGLLRARGPVLSGILNGIDTTVWDPASDPLIAAPFDAARPGDRTLNKRALQERLGLNVDPDAQLFGIVSRLTWQKGLDLVLDRLGTLLSSGAQLAVLGSGDPGLAEGFGLAAIGNPGRVAIAHGYDEGLAHLIQAGSDVILVPSRFEPCGLTQLCALRYGAIPLVGRVGGLADTIIDANDVARAAGIGTGVQFAPVTGERYDAALLRMADLWRDKPYWKKMQKNAMKTDVSWQRPAAAYAALYRSLVAGRS, encoded by the coding sequence ATGACCGATCTCAAGGTTCTGTCGGTCGCCTCGGAGCTCTATCCCTTCGTCAAGACGGGCGGGCTAGCCGATGTCGTCGGCGCGCTGCCGGGCGCCCTTGCCGCCGAGGGCGTCGCGGTGACGACCCTGGTACCCGGCTATCCGGCAGTTCTCGCCGCGCTGGTCGAGCCCGAGATCGCTTATGTGTATCACTGGTTCTTCGGCGGCGACGCGCGGCTTCTACGCGGCAAGGCGGCGGGTCTGGACCTTCTCGTCCTCGACGCGCCGCATCTCTATGACCGGCCAGGCAACCCCTATATGGGCGGCGATGGCCGCGACTGGCCGGATAATCCGATCCGCTTCGCGGCGCTCTCGCGCATCGCCGCCGATCTGGGGCTCGGCTTCGTTCCGTCCTACAAGCCGGACATTGTCCACGCCCATGACTGGCCGACCAGTCTCGCCCCGGCCTATCTGCGCTATTCCGGACGTCCGCATCCGCCGAGCGTCGTGACGATCCACAACATGGCGTTCCAGGGACAATATCCGCGCGAACTGCTGCCGGCCCTCGGCCTGCCGGATCATGCCTATTCGGTCGAGGGCGTCGAATATTTCGGCACGATCGGTTTCCTGAAGGCGGGCATCCAGCTCGCCGACCGCATCACCACCGTATCGCCGACCTATGCTACCGAAATCTGCACGGCGGAAGGCGGAATGGGTCTCGACGGACTACTGCGGGCGCGGGGCCCGGTGCTTTCCGGCATCCTGAACGGTATCGACACAACGGTCTGGGATCCGGCAAGCGATCCGCTGATCGCCGCGCCGTTCGATGCGGCTCGCCCGGGCGATCGCACCCTCAACAAGCGCGCGTTGCAGGAGCGGCTCGGCCTCAATGTCGACCCCGATGCCCAGCTATTCGGTATCGTGAGCCGCCTGACCTGGCAGAAGGGCCTCGATCTCGTTCTCGACCGGCTCGGCACGCTGCTGTCGAGCGGCGCCCAGCTCGCCGTCCTCGGCTCCGGCGATCCGGGCCTTGCGGAGGGCTTCGGCCTGGCCGCGATCGGCAATCCCGGACGCGTCGCCATTGCCCACGGCTATGACGAGGGCCTTGCGCATCTGATCCAGGCGGGCAGCGACGTCATCCTGGTGCCCTCGCGCTTCGAGCCCTGCGGCCTGACGCAGCTCTGCGCGCTTCGCTATGGCGCCATCCCGCTGGTGGGCCGTGTCGGCGGCCTCGCCGATACGATTATCGATGCCAATGATGTTGCGAGGGCCGCCGGCATCGGCACCGGAGTCCAGTTCGCTCCCGTGACCGGCGAGCGCTATGACGCCGCCCTGCTCCGTATGGCGGATCTCTGGCGCGACAAGCCCTACTGGAAGAAGATGCAGAAGAACGCGATGAAGACGGATGTCTCCTGGCAGCGTCCGGCGGCCGCCTATGCCGCGCTCTATCGCTCGCTCGTCGCTGGCCGAAGCTGA